A genomic segment from Solwaraspora sp. WMMD406 encodes:
- a CDS encoding zinc-binding alcohol dehydrogenase, translated as MGLHRVIEPVGVLPQAAWRLDTSPDIADDELRIRVERLNLDAASFRQLRDKHAGAGAAVRAEVREIIGRRGKMHNPVTGSGGMLIGTVEAVGPAATAPVRVGDRVASLVSLTLTPLAVDDDLAGWDGLSEQVPCAGHAILFGRTVVAALPADLPDRYALAVLDVCGAPALTDRVVRAQRPADARAGVRVAVLGGAGKSGALALAAARRAGAGRTVGVVPTVAERDRLVSAGLVSAVVVADARDPVAVSAAVREALGAAADVTVVCVDVPGCEHGAVLATADAGTVVFFSMATSFAAAALGAEGLAADVTMLVGNGYVPGHARMALDLFAAEPGVRGLFEARLAAD; from the coding sequence GTGGGTCTGCATCGGGTGATCGAGCCGGTCGGGGTGTTGCCGCAGGCGGCGTGGCGGCTGGACACCAGTCCTGACATCGCCGACGACGAGCTCCGGATCCGAGTGGAGCGTCTCAATCTGGACGCGGCGAGCTTCCGTCAGCTGCGCGACAAGCATGCCGGTGCCGGGGCGGCGGTCCGGGCCGAAGTACGGGAGATCATCGGCCGGCGCGGCAAGATGCACAATCCGGTCACCGGGTCCGGCGGGATGTTGATCGGCACGGTGGAGGCGGTGGGTCCGGCGGCGACGGCACCGGTGCGGGTGGGTGACCGGGTGGCGAGCCTGGTGTCGTTGACCTTGACTCCGTTGGCGGTCGACGACGACCTCGCCGGGTGGGACGGGCTCAGCGAGCAGGTGCCGTGTGCGGGTCATGCCATCTTGTTCGGGCGGACCGTGGTGGCGGCGCTGCCGGCGGACCTGCCGGACCGGTACGCGTTGGCGGTCCTGGACGTGTGTGGGGCTCCGGCGTTGACCGACCGGGTGGTCCGCGCGCAGCGGCCGGCGGACGCGCGGGCCGGGGTCCGGGTGGCGGTGCTGGGTGGTGCCGGTAAGAGCGGGGCGTTGGCGTTGGCTGCCGCCCGGCGGGCGGGTGCCGGCCGTACGGTCGGGGTGGTGCCGACCGTGGCGGAACGTGACCGGTTGGTGTCGGCGGGGTTGGTGTCGGCGGTGGTCGTCGCGGACGCCCGGGATCCGGTGGCGGTGTCCGCGGCCGTGCGGGAGGCGTTGGGGGCGGCCGCGGACGTGACGGTGGTCTGTGTGGATGTGCCGGGTTGTGAGCACGGGGCGGTGTTGGCGACGGCGGACGCCGGGACGGTGGTGTTCTTTTCGATGGCGACGAGTTTCGCGGCGGCGGCGCTGGGCGCGGAGGGCCTGGCGGCTGACGTGACGATGCTGGTGGGCAACGGCTATGTGCCGGGTCATGCGCGGATGGCGCTGGATTTGTTCGCCGCTGAGCCTGGCGTGCGGGGGTTGTTCGAGGCTCGGCTGGCGGCAGACTGA
- a CDS encoding amidohydrolase family protein has translation MTTSGRGDVADLPVVLYRGGRLYCPAVPGATALVVRDGVISWVGVDAEAPPADVVVDLDGAVVTPAFVDAHVHATDTGLVLSGLDLSGVRSAEELLDRVAGFAAGLPTDAVVLGHGWDESTWRVPVPPDAGRLSAAAGGRRVYLSQASIHSALVSSEMLALVPQVAAGSGTGVEGVGASGAVVGWLREEAHHAVRAVALGSLSAAQRVAAQRVALSAAAGLGIAAVHECGGPGTSSEEDFVGVLRLSGDGLPEVYGYWGELMGVARARELGAVGAGGDLYADGALGSRTAYVSEPYVDGGGCGSAFLDAGQVAAHLVECARQGVQGGFHAIGDAAVAAVVAGFGLAAREVGVERLRAGRHRVEHVELVDKALIAGFVEYGIVASVQPAFDRLWGGPGQMYAARLGVRRALASNPFGALHGVGVALAFGSDAPVTPLDPWGSVRAAVSHFHPGSRLGVRAAFAAHTRGGWRALAPGVVDTSREGVLAPGAAATFAVWSAPAGVSQGLPVLVAEEPELRGPADPTPLPRCLRTVSRGREIFVAAGSPMAGVGG, from the coding sequence ATGACGACGAGTGGGCGTGGTGACGTGGCTGATCTGCCGGTGGTGCTGTACCGGGGTGGGCGGCTGTATTGTCCGGCGGTTCCGGGGGCGACGGCGTTGGTGGTGCGCGACGGGGTGATCTCCTGGGTGGGGGTGGACGCGGAGGCGCCGCCCGCTGATGTGGTGGTGGATCTGGATGGCGCGGTGGTGACGCCGGCGTTCGTGGACGCGCATGTGCACGCGACGGATACGGGGCTGGTGTTGTCGGGGTTGGATCTGTCCGGGGTGCGGTCGGCGGAGGAGTTGCTGGATCGGGTGGCGGGGTTCGCGGCGGGGTTGCCGACGGACGCGGTGGTGTTGGGTCATGGGTGGGACGAGTCGACGTGGCGGGTGCCGGTGCCGCCGGACGCGGGGCGGTTGTCGGCGGCGGCGGGTGGTCGGCGGGTGTATCTGTCGCAGGCGTCGATTCATTCGGCGTTGGTGTCGTCGGAGATGTTGGCGTTGGTGCCGCAGGTGGCGGCTGGCTCGGGGACCGGGGTGGAGGGTGTGGGTGCGTCGGGTGCGGTGGTCGGTTGGTTGCGGGAGGAAGCGCATCACGCGGTGCGGGCGGTGGCGTTGGGTTCGTTGAGCGCTGCGCAGCGGGTGGCGGCGCAGCGGGTGGCGTTGTCGGCCGCCGCCGGGTTGGGGATCGCGGCGGTGCACGAGTGTGGTGGTCCGGGGACGTCGTCGGAGGAGGACTTCGTCGGGGTGTTGCGGTTGTCCGGTGATGGTCTGCCGGAGGTGTACGGCTACTGGGGTGAGTTGATGGGGGTGGCGCGGGCCCGGGAGCTGGGGGCGGTGGGTGCGGGTGGTGATCTGTACGCGGACGGGGCGTTGGGGTCCCGGACGGCGTACGTGTCGGAGCCGTATGTCGATGGTGGGGGTTGTGGTTCGGCGTTTTTGGACGCGGGGCAGGTGGCGGCGCATCTGGTGGAGTGCGCGCGGCAGGGGGTGCAGGGCGGGTTTCACGCGATCGGGGACGCGGCGGTGGCGGCGGTGGTGGCGGGTTTCGGGTTGGCGGCGCGGGAGGTGGGGGTGGAGCGGTTGCGGGCGGGTCGGCATCGGGTGGAGCACGTGGAGTTGGTGGACAAGGCGTTGATCGCGGGGTTCGTGGAGTACGGGATTGTGGCGAGTGTGCAGCCGGCGTTCGACCGGTTGTGGGGTGGTCCTGGGCAGATGTACGCGGCGCGGTTGGGGGTGCGGCGGGCGTTGGCGTCGAATCCGTTCGGGGCGTTGCACGGGGTGGGGGTGGCGTTGGCGTTTGGTTCGGACGCGCCGGTGACGCCGTTGGATCCGTGGGGGTCGGTGCGGGCGGCGGTGTCGCATTTCCATCCGGGGTCGCGGTTGGGGGTGCGGGCGGCGTTCGCGGCGCATACCCGGGGTGGGTGGCGGGCGTTGGCGCCGGGGGTGGTGGACACGTCGCGGGAGGGTGTGTTGGCGCCGGGTGCGGCGGCGACGTTCGCGGTGTGGTCGGCTCCGGCGGGGGTGTCGCAGGGGTTGCCGGTGTTGGTGGCGGAGGAGCCGGAGTTGCGGGGGCCGGCGGATCCGACGCCGTTGCCGCGGTGTCTGCGGACGGTGTCGCGTGGCCGGGAGATTTTCGTGGCGGCGGGGTCGCCGATGGCGGGGGTGGGTGGGTGA